One genomic region from Bacteroidetes Order II. bacterium encodes:
- the aroF gene encoding 3-deoxy-7-phosphoheptulonate synthase has product MVVIMNADAPERQVEEVIGKLNGYGFDVHRSTGVRQTVLGAIGVKPDFDIRHIKVLEGVSDVYRVTTPYKFASRTWKKENTVIDVDGLSVGGDELIIMAGPCSIESEEQIEASAAVVAATGAQVLRGGAYKPRSSPYAFQGLGVPGLKMMREAADRHGLKVITEVMEINQIEIVATYADILQIGARNMQNFSMLRELGKVDKPIFLKRGLSSTFEEWIMSAEYVIANGNPHVMFCERGIRTFETYTRNTLDLSAVPVIKQKSHLPIIVDPSHGVGIRDKVAPLARAGVAVGADGLMIEIHPDPPTAKSDGPQSLYFNQFREMMQELRMIAQIVGRTLPEPALAA; this is encoded by the coding sequence ATGGTCGTAATCATGAACGCCGATGCCCCGGAACGACAAGTAGAAGAGGTGATCGGGAAACTTAATGGCTATGGATTTGATGTTCACCGTTCTACCGGAGTTCGTCAAACAGTCTTAGGCGCCATTGGCGTAAAACCGGATTTCGACATCCGGCATATCAAGGTTTTAGAGGGTGTCTCCGATGTCTATCGGGTCACTACGCCTTATAAGTTTGCCAGCCGAACTTGGAAGAAGGAGAATACAGTGATAGACGTGGATGGCCTTTCGGTTGGTGGTGATGAATTGATTATCATGGCTGGGCCTTGTTCTATAGAAAGTGAGGAGCAAATAGAAGCTTCCGCCGCTGTGGTTGCGGCAACGGGCGCACAAGTTTTACGCGGTGGGGCCTATAAGCCACGTTCTTCTCCCTACGCATTTCAAGGGTTGGGCGTTCCTGGTCTTAAGATGATGCGCGAGGCCGCCGATCGTCATGGACTCAAGGTGATTACCGAGGTCATGGAAATTAACCAAATCGAAATTGTTGCCACATATGCAGACATTTTGCAAATTGGTGCCCGAAACATGCAAAACTTCTCCATGCTGCGTGAATTGGGAAAGGTGGATAAGCCCATCTTTCTGAAACGAGGACTTTCTTCGACGTTTGAAGAATGGATCATGAGCGCGGAATATGTCATCGCCAATGGAAATCCACACGTCATGTTCTGCGAACGCGGAATTCGTACTTTCGAGACCTATACCCGCAATACATTAGACCTTTCGGCGGTTCCAGTGATTAAGCAAAAAAGCCATTTACCCATCATCGTAGATCCCAGTCATGGTGTGGGCATTCGTGATAAGGTGGCACCGCTCGCTCGTGCAGGTGTTGCGGTAGGGGCCGACGGGTTGATGATTGAAATCCATCCAGACCCACCAACAGCGAAGAGTGACGGCCCGCAATCACTCTATTTTAATCAGTTCCGTGAAATGATGCAGGAATTGCGGATGATTGCCCAAATTGTTGGACGTACACTCCCCGAGCCAGCCTTAGCGGCGTAA
- the glmS gene encoding glutamine--fructose-6-phosphate transaminase (isomerizing), with translation MCGIVGYIGPREATPILLNGLQRLEYRGYDSAGIAVVNGALHVRKKKGKVKELAKLIAENPVTGQLGIGHTRWATHGAPDDVNAHPHMAGNLQFAMVHNGIIENYAALREKLIRKGYQFTSQTDTEVLVKLIEDVKNTTHLSLDTALMQALTQVEGTYGIVLISHEDPDLLIAARNGSPLILGIGEGEYFLASDASPLVEYTKQVVYLNDGDVLTVRRSGFEIKTLDNQLLKPEVHELEMELEAIEKSGYDHFMLKEIMEQPESIRNCLRGRIRLEENMIQLGGLVDVMDRLLAAKRIVIAACGTSWHAGLVGEYLLESLAGIPVEVEYASEFRYRNPILSKDDVVMVISQSGETADTLAAVREAKSRGALTLGICNAVGSTIARETDAGVYLHAGPEIGVASTKAFTAQVTVLTMIALRMGQGRTITDAEMTTYLQELAEIPEKVTEVLKLNEDIRALAPMYRYASNFLYMGRGYHFPVALEGALKLKEISYIHAEGYPAAEMKHGPIALIDEFMPVVMIANRDAIYDKVVSNVEEIRARKGSIVAITDEGNQDLDRLCEKVFHVPHTVDFLMPLLTVIPLQLLSYHVAVLRGCNVDQPRNLAKSVTVE, from the coding sequence ATGTGTGGAATCGTAGGTTATATCGGCCCTCGTGAGGCAACCCCTATTTTGTTAAACGGCCTTCAACGCCTAGAATACCGCGGCTACGACTCGGCCGGGATTGCAGTGGTGAATGGCGCGCTTCATGTGCGCAAGAAAAAAGGCAAGGTCAAAGAATTGGCCAAACTGATTGCAGAAAATCCGGTGACTGGTCAATTAGGTATTGGTCATACCCGATGGGCCACGCACGGCGCACCCGATGACGTGAACGCACACCCACACATGGCGGGAAATCTGCAATTTGCAATGGTGCATAATGGAATTATCGAAAATTATGCGGCACTACGCGAAAAATTGATCCGGAAAGGCTATCAATTTACGAGCCAGACCGATACCGAAGTATTGGTGAAGTTGATTGAAGATGTCAAAAATACCACGCATCTTTCCTTAGATACCGCGCTGATGCAAGCCCTAACGCAGGTGGAAGGAACCTATGGGATTGTGCTGATCTCTCATGAAGACCCAGACCTCTTGATCGCCGCCCGAAATGGTAGCCCGTTGATTTTAGGGATTGGAGAGGGAGAGTATTTTTTGGCTTCAGATGCCTCGCCATTGGTCGAATATACCAAGCAGGTCGTTTATCTGAACGATGGAGATGTGCTTACGGTACGCAGAAGTGGGTTTGAAATCAAAACTTTAGACAACCAATTACTCAAACCGGAGGTGCATGAACTGGAAATGGAACTGGAAGCCATCGAGAAAAGCGGATACGACCATTTTATGCTGAAAGAGATCATGGAACAACCCGAATCTATCCGGAATTGCTTGCGGGGGCGGATTCGTTTGGAAGAGAACATGATCCAATTAGGTGGATTGGTGGATGTGATGGATCGCCTTTTGGCCGCTAAACGCATTGTCATTGCGGCATGTGGCACCTCTTGGCACGCCGGTTTGGTGGGAGAATATCTCCTAGAGTCGCTGGCGGGTATTCCGGTGGAGGTAGAATATGCCAGTGAGTTTCGGTACCGCAACCCGATTCTTTCTAAAGACGATGTGGTGATGGTGATTTCGCAAAGTGGTGAAACCGCCGATACCTTGGCTGCGGTTCGTGAAGCCAAAAGCCGAGGAGCGCTTACATTGGGGATTTGTAATGCCGTGGGTTCTACCATTGCCCGCGAAACCGATGCCGGGGTGTACCTTCATGCCGGGCCGGAAATTGGCGTTGCCTCTACCAAAGCATTTACCGCGCAGGTGACGGTACTGACGATGATTGCCCTCCGGATGGGACAGGGCCGCACCATCACCGATGCCGAAATGACCACTTATCTACAAGAATTGGCGGAAATCCCCGAAAAAGTGACCGAGGTGCTGAAACTCAATGAGGACATTCGGGCACTGGCACCCATGTATCGCTATGCCTCCAATTTTCTTTACATGGGCCGTGGATACCACTTTCCCGTTGCTTTGGAAGGCGCACTTAAACTCAAAGAAATCAGCTATATCCATGCAGAAGGGTATCCCGCTGCCGAAATGAAGCATGGCCCGATTGCGCTCATTGATGAGTTTATGCCTGTGGTTATGATTGCCAACCGAGATGCCATTTATGACAAAGTGGTCTCGAATGTGGAGGAAATCCGCGCACGTAAAGGCTCGATCGTGGCCATTACCGATGAAGGCAATCAAGACTTAGACCGCCTCTGCGAAAAGGTCTTTCATGTACCCCATACCGTGGACTTTCTGATGCCGCTCCTGACCGTGATCCCGCTCCAACTCCTGAGCTATCATGTGGCGGTGCTACGCGGGTGTAATGTGGATCAACCAAGGAATCTGGCCAAAAGTGTGACGGTGGAATGA
- a CDS encoding 4-hydroxyproline epimerase, with product MVSTFFCIDAHTCGNPVRVVAGGGPFLAGETMAERRLDFLARYDWIRKGLMFEPRGHDMMSGSILYPPADPNRDIGILFIETSGCLPMCGHGTIGTVTVIIEKGLVTPKTPGLLRIETPAGKVEAHYTLSNGKVRSVRIINVPSFLYAPNLEADVPGLGTITCDVAYGGNFYAIVEPQAHFPGLGAFTAADVLRFSPLLRTALNQKYTFVHPTDPRISGLGHVQWTGEPTNPEAHARNAVFYGDKAIDRSPCGTGTSARIAQWAAKGKLAVGDRFVHESIIGSLFIGRVESETEVGPFKAIIPSIEGWAKITGWNTITIDPDDDPYAFGFSVG from the coding sequence ATGGTTTCAACTTTTTTTTGTATTGATGCCCATACGTGTGGCAATCCGGTACGGGTAGTGGCGGGTGGTGGCCCATTTTTGGCGGGCGAGACCATGGCCGAGCGTCGGTTGGATTTTTTGGCCCGCTACGACTGGATTCGGAAGGGGTTGATGTTTGAACCGCGTGGTCATGATATGATGTCTGGCTCCATTTTATATCCCCCCGCAGATCCCAACCGAGATATAGGAATTTTGTTTATCGAAACCAGTGGTTGTCTGCCCATGTGTGGTCATGGAACCATTGGAACCGTCACGGTGATCATCGAAAAAGGCTTGGTAACACCAAAAACCCCGGGTTTATTGCGCATCGAGACGCCTGCCGGAAAGGTAGAGGCCCATTACACGTTATCTAACGGTAAAGTACGTTCTGTTAGGATCATTAATGTTCCTTCTTTTTTGTATGCCCCCAACCTCGAAGCCGATGTTCCAGGCTTAGGTACCATCACATGCGATGTGGCCTATGGGGGGAATTTTTATGCGATCGTAGAGCCACAAGCCCACTTTCCCGGTCTTGGCGCGTTTACTGCGGCAGATGTGTTGCGGTTTAGTCCACTGCTAAGAACAGCACTTAACCAAAAATATACCTTTGTTCACCCGACCGATCCGCGCATTTCAGGACTGGGGCATGTTCAATGGACGGGTGAACCGACGAATCCTGAAGCACACGCACGCAATGCCGTTTTTTATGGAGATAAAGCCATAGACCGCTCGCCGTGTGGAACGGGTACTTCGGCACGTATAGCACAATGGGCGGCAAAAGGGAAACTGGCAGTGGGGGATCGCTTTGTACATGAAAGCATTATTGGAAGCCTTTTTATAGGCAGGGTGGAATCCGAGACCGAAGTGGGGCCGTTTAAAGCCATTATTCCGAGTATAGAAGGGTGGGCCAAAATTACCGGATGGAATACCATTACCATTGATCCGGATGACGATCCTTATGCTTTTGGATTTTCGGTAGGCTAA
- the lptB gene encoding LPS export ABC transporter ATP-binding protein encodes MSNGGGSENGSTCRRNANRSKPLYRILYHKRLKSHVENEQQPNTETVESGLLRPAVLHTRGLVKRYRRRAVVDQVDVEVQQGQIVGLLGPNGAGKTTTFLMMCGMVTPDQGDVLINDRKITKLPMFKRARLGIGYLAQEASVFQQLSVEDNLKAVLEYQPISKKERNQRIEQLMEEFGIARIRKSKGYMLSGGERRRCEIARALATQPKFLLLDEPFAGVDPIAVEDIQRIVAHLKTRNIGMVISDHNVHETLAICDVTYILYKGKILRHGTAETLAADEEVRKSYLGENFSLERYRL; translated from the coding sequence ATGAGCAATGGAGGTGGATCCGAAAACGGATCAACTTGCCGCCGGAACGCAAACAGGTCGAAACCGTTATACCGAATCCTGTATCACAAACGCCTGAAAAGCCACGTGGAAAACGAACAACAACCAAACACCGAAACCGTTGAATCGGGGCTGCTGCGTCCTGCTGTGCTGCATACACGGGGGCTGGTAAAACGCTATCGTCGCCGAGCCGTCGTGGATCAGGTGGATGTGGAGGTGCAGCAAGGGCAAATTGTGGGGCTGCTTGGCCCCAATGGCGCAGGAAAAACAACCACTTTCTTGATGATGTGTGGTATGGTGACCCCAGACCAAGGCGATGTACTCATAAACGATCGGAAAATTACCAAACTTCCCATGTTTAAACGGGCAAGGTTAGGGATTGGCTACCTCGCCCAGGAAGCCTCAGTGTTTCAACAACTTTCGGTGGAAGACAACCTGAAGGCGGTCTTGGAATATCAACCCATCTCCAAAAAAGAACGAAACCAGCGTATTGAACAGCTGATGGAGGAATTTGGGATTGCCCGCATCCGCAAGTCGAAAGGGTACATGCTTTCCGGTGGGGAGCGACGGCGTTGCGAAATTGCGCGGGCATTGGCCACCCAACCGAAATTCTTGCTCTTGGACGAGCCATTCGCTGGTGTGGATCCAATTGCCGTGGAAGACATTCAACGCATTGTGGCTCACCTCAAAACCCGGAACATCGGCATGGTGATTTCGGATCATAACGTGCATGAAACATTGGCTATTTGCGATGTGACGTACATCCTCTATAAAGGAAAAATCCTGCGACATGGAACAGCCGAAACGTTGGCGGCAGACGAAGAAGTACGGAAAAGTTATCTTGGTGAGAATTTTTCGCTCGAACGGTATCGCTTATAA
- a CDS encoding FAD-dependent oxidoreductase, producing MSKVVIIGGGVIGLCTAYYALQEGHDVTVLEKAEVGKGSSWANAGWVTPSHVVPLAAPGVIRKGLKWMLDPESPFYIKPRIEIELFRWLWAFRSYATKAHVNRCMPILGTLCEESLHLFKVLNQALGDRVGFEEKSLIFAAKTDAGLKSCIHEVEAVQKVGMEARVLDLEEMCTMEPTLRRDLKGGAFFKIDSHLNPAKLMVHLAEYVRANGGRIIEKATVNGFELGKKEIKKVQTTHQQFEADYVVLAMGAWSQEVNQALKIKLPIQPGKGYSITLPQTGTLTRMPILLSERSVAITPFGNEIRYAGTMELTGMDLSVNHRRVQAIKNAAQEYLTNYDAMAVQQATSWMGLRPCSPDGMPLVGPLKAFPNVLVATGHAMIGVTTATGTGKIISDLISGKTPFMDPLPFAPERF from the coding sequence ATGTCTAAAGTTGTTATCATTGGCGGAGGAGTCATTGGCTTATGTACGGCCTATTATGCCTTGCAGGAAGGCCATGATGTGACGGTTCTCGAAAAAGCGGAAGTGGGAAAAGGCAGTTCCTGGGCAAATGCAGGATGGGTAACGCCCAGCCATGTAGTTCCACTCGCCGCGCCGGGTGTGATTCGTAAGGGTCTAAAGTGGATGTTAGACCCCGAAAGTCCTTTCTATATCAAGCCCCGTATAGAGATCGAATTGTTTCGGTGGCTATGGGCGTTTCGTTCGTATGCAACCAAAGCACATGTAAACCGCTGTATGCCAATATTAGGTACACTATGCGAAGAGAGCCTACATCTGTTTAAAGTATTGAACCAGGCTTTGGGAGATAGGGTGGGGTTCGAGGAAAAAAGCCTAATTTTTGCGGCGAAAACAGATGCGGGTCTAAAATCCTGCATTCATGAAGTGGAAGCGGTACAAAAGGTTGGTATGGAGGCACGGGTTTTGGATTTGGAGGAAATGTGTACAATGGAGCCCACCCTCCGTAGAGACCTGAAGGGTGGGGCCTTTTTTAAAATTGATTCGCACCTAAATCCCGCCAAGTTGATGGTGCATTTAGCCGAATATGTCCGCGCAAATGGGGGAAGAATAATAGAAAAGGCAACGGTAAATGGTTTTGAATTGGGCAAAAAAGAAATTAAAAAGGTTCAAACCACACATCAACAATTTGAAGCGGATTATGTAGTGCTCGCAATGGGGGCTTGGTCGCAAGAAGTAAATCAGGCGCTCAAGATTAAACTACCAATTCAACCCGGAAAAGGTTATAGCATTACCCTGCCTCAAACGGGGACCTTAACCCGAATGCCCATCTTGTTAAGCGAGCGAAGTGTGGCCATTACGCCTTTTGGGAACGAAATCCGGTATGCTGGGACGATGGAACTGACCGGAATGGACCTCTCCGTAAACCATCGGAGGGTACAGGCCATTAAAAACGCCGCACAGGAATACCTAACCAATTATGATGCCATGGCAGTACAACAGGCTACTTCTTGGATGGGTTTACGACCTTGTTCACCGGATGGAATGCCCTTGGTGGGGCCGTTGAAGGCCTTCCCGAATGTGTTGGTGGCCACAGGCCATGCGATGATTGGCGTAACCACTGCCACAGGAACCGGAAAAATAATCTCTGATTTAATCAGTGGGAAAACGCCATTTATGGACCCTTTGCCCTTTGCCCCTGAACGATTTTAA
- a CDS encoding peptide MFS transporter — translation MNTTQDTSFFGHPRGLATLFFTEMWERFSYYGGRALLILYMTDQLVNGGLGFTVADAGAIYGLYTASVYLTNLPGGWISDKFLGARNAVFYGGIIIALGNVLLAFPGLGFFYGGLALIALGTGLLKPNVSTMVGSLYDKTDNRRDAGFSIFYMGINLGAFLAPLIAGYIGETINWRYGFLAVAVGMCIGLVQYKMGDKHLGTVGHFIPPSTSEEAAKQRKSLLMAILFLAASFAIPYLLHVTGSIQITIDWIKTAMTYVFIAIPIVYFGFLFLRGGFTSDEKKRLAAIFVFFVAAALFWGSFEQAGSTLTLFADRHTNNQIFGLPFPTTWWQSVNSIWIISLAPVFAALWLYLNKKNLEPSTPVKFGLGLLFVGLSFLLLVIPANAIVASSDVKVGVMWLLTVYLLQTIGELCLSPVGLSTMTKLAPERVVGQMMGVWFLGAAVGNFIGGNVGGLFETYPLNSLFLAVAGTSIAVSVVMFALVPWVKKLMGDVK, via the coding sequence ATGAACACTACCCAAGATACGTCGTTCTTTGGGCATCCACGCGGCTTAGCGACGTTGTTTTTCACCGAGATGTGGGAGCGATTCAGCTATTACGGCGGTCGTGCCCTGCTTATTTTATACATGACCGATCAATTGGTAAATGGCGGACTTGGCTTCACGGTAGCCGATGCAGGAGCCATTTATGGACTTTATACCGCCTCGGTATATCTAACCAACCTACCCGGTGGCTGGATTTCGGACAAGTTCTTGGGTGCGCGAAATGCCGTTTTTTATGGGGGTATTATTATCGCCCTTGGAAACGTGTTGCTGGCATTTCCGGGACTTGGCTTTTTCTATGGCGGATTGGCATTGATTGCATTGGGAACGGGCTTGCTTAAGCCCAATGTGAGCACGATGGTTGGTTCGTTGTATGACAAAACAGACAACCGCCGAGATGCCGGATTTTCAATCTTCTATATGGGAATCAATTTAGGTGCCTTCTTAGCCCCATTGATTGCCGGATACATTGGAGAGACGATCAATTGGCGTTATGGCTTCTTGGCCGTAGCTGTGGGGATGTGTATCGGCTTGGTGCAATACAAAATGGGAGACAAACACCTTGGGACTGTAGGGCACTTTATCCCACCCTCCACCAGCGAAGAAGCCGCTAAACAAAGGAAGTCACTTCTCATGGCCATACTCTTTCTGGCGGCCTCTTTTGCAATTCCTTATTTACTTCATGTTACCGGATCTATTCAGATTACCATTGACTGGATTAAGACCGCCATGACCTATGTATTTATTGCAATCCCGATTGTTTATTTCGGATTTTTATTCCTCAGGGGCGGGTTTACGAGCGATGAGAAGAAGCGATTGGCTGCTATTTTTGTTTTCTTCGTCGCAGCGGCTCTGTTCTGGGGCTCGTTCGAGCAAGCTGGTTCTACCCTCACCCTCTTTGCAGATCGCCACACCAACAACCAAATATTCGGGCTTCCCTTCCCCACCACTTGGTGGCAATCGGTTAACTCCATCTGGATTATCTCGTTGGCGCCTGTCTTTGCCGCACTCTGGCTGTATTTGAACAAGAAGAATTTAGAGCCTTCCACCCCGGTTAAGTTTGGATTAGGCTTGTTGTTTGTTGGTCTTAGCTTCCTTTTATTGGTCATTCCAGCCAATGCCATTGTTGCATCTTCAGACGTAAAAGTGGGTGTTATGTGGCTGTTGACGGTCTATCTTCTACAAACCATAGGAGAGCTGTGCTTAAGTCCGGTGGGGTTGAGCACCATGACGAAATTGGCCCCCGAACGCGTGGTCGGTCAGATGATGGGGGTATGGTTCCTTGGTGCTGCCGTAGGCAATTTTATTGGTGGTAATGTGGGTGGATTATTCGAGACCTACCCCCTTAACAGCCTATTCTTGGCCGTAGCAGGTACCTCTATTGCCGTTTCGGTGGTGATGTTTGCTTTAGTACCGTGGGTGAAGAAGTTGATGGGCGATGTAAAATAA
- a CDS encoding amidohydrolase family protein, translating into MLALVLPAQAQSILLFPDQLFDGHSMIRKGWGVLIKEDRIVGVGPIAELEIDKETQQISLPNQTLLPGLIEGHSHVLLHPYNETTWNEQVLNETEAERVARATNHLKASLLAGFTTLRDLGTEGAGYADWGLKQALEKGIIAGPRLIIASKAIIATGSYAPKRTGFAYDVPQGAEEADGQRLIQVVRDQIGRGAEWIKIYADYRWGLRGEAKPTFTSEEWRYIVTTASGAGRRVSAHAATEEGMRRAIEAGVQTIEHGDAGTENVFRYMADNHVALCPTLAAVEALAQYSGWKKGQEPDPPRVKAKKESFKSALRQKVPICMGSDVGVFSHGENVKEMELMVEYGMSSLDVLISATSGNAEIFGLEKELGSIKPGLWADLIAVSGDPTQQISALRKITFVMKGGKVYLSVTPKP; encoded by the coding sequence ATGTTAGCCCTCGTGCTTCCTGCACAGGCACAGTCCATCTTGTTATTTCCAGACCAGTTGTTTGATGGTCATAGCATGATTCGTAAGGGCTGGGGAGTCTTGATAAAAGAAGATCGTATTGTGGGAGTTGGCCCCATTGCGGAGCTTGAAATTGATAAAGAGACACAGCAAATTTCTTTACCTAACCAAACCTTGTTGCCCGGATTAATTGAGGGTCACAGCCACGTATTGCTCCATCCCTATAACGAAACCACGTGGAATGAACAAGTGCTGAACGAGACCGAAGCGGAGCGGGTAGCTCGGGCAACCAACCACTTGAAAGCGAGTTTATTGGCCGGATTTACCACGCTAAGAGACTTGGGGACGGAGGGGGCTGGATATGCGGATTGGGGGCTTAAACAAGCCCTTGAAAAAGGAATTATCGCGGGTCCCAGACTTATCATTGCTTCAAAAGCCATTATTGCAACAGGTTCCTATGCCCCAAAACGGACGGGGTTTGCCTATGACGTGCCACAAGGGGCGGAAGAGGCCGATGGCCAGCGGTTGATACAAGTTGTTCGGGACCAGATAGGCAGGGGCGCGGAATGGATCAAAATTTATGCCGACTACCGATGGGGGCTGCGTGGAGAAGCAAAACCGACGTTTACTTCGGAAGAGTGGCGTTATATTGTTACAACGGCTTCGGGTGCGGGAAGAAGGGTGTCCGCTCACGCGGCTACCGAGGAAGGAATGCGGCGGGCCATCGAAGCGGGGGTACAAACCATTGAACATGGGGATGCTGGAACCGAAAATGTTTTCCGATACATGGCCGATAACCATGTTGCACTGTGCCCCACCTTGGCGGCTGTAGAGGCCCTTGCTCAGTATTCCGGTTGGAAAAAAGGCCAAGAACCGGATCCGCCTCGTGTAAAAGCCAAAAAGGAAAGTTTTAAAAGTGCCCTCCGCCAAAAAGTCCCTATCTGTATGGGAAGCGACGTAGGCGTGTTTTCGCACGGTGAGAATGTCAAAGAAATGGAATTGATGGTCGAGTATGGAATGTCGTCCTTGGATGTCTTGATCAGTGCAACTTCCGGAAACGCGGAAATATTTGGATTGGAAAAAGAACTGGGCAGCATAAAACCGGGCTTATGGGCCGATCTGATTGCCGTTTCAGGAGACCCTACCCAACAGATTTCAGCCCTTAGAAAAATTACATTCGTCATGAAAGGTGGTAAAGTGTACCTTTCAGTAACCCCTAAACCTTAA